Proteins from a single region of Planctomycetota bacterium:
- a CDS encoding SMP-30/gluconolactonase/LRE family protein produces MPRAAHPRLPSILLLVGLVVTALATASSSAQEGGPDLLPTLGSIERLDPRFDALVPKDAKIEVLASGFVWAEGPVWVKAEGHLLFSDIPNNRVHKWKPGQGLSVFLEPAGFTGPGAYGSERGSNGLTLDRQGLLISCEHGDRRVSRLTPGGGKRTVADNHGGKRFNSPNDCAVHSSGAIYFTDPPYGLPGGYDDPRRELDFCGVYRVTPDGAVTLLCDTMTRPNGIAFSPDEKKLYVAQSDPAAPIWKVFAVQADGTLDAGKTFFDGTALFQKRKKGLPDGLKVDTAGNLFATGPGGVLVIAPDGTHLGTILTGQATANCAFGDDGSTLYVTADSHLCRVRLATKGPLPGP; encoded by the coding sequence ATGCCCCGCGCCGCGCACCCGAGACTGCCTTCGATCCTGCTGTTGGTCGGTCTGGTGGTGACGGCGCTGGCGACCGCGTCGTCGTCGGCCCAGGAGGGGGGCCCCGACCTGCTGCCCACGCTCGGCTCGATCGAGCGCCTCGACCCGCGCTTCGACGCGCTGGTGCCCAAGGACGCGAAGATCGAGGTCCTCGCCAGCGGCTTCGTCTGGGCCGAGGGACCGGTGTGGGTCAAGGCGGAGGGGCACCTGCTGTTTTCCGACATCCCCAACAACCGCGTCCACAAGTGGAAGCCGGGGCAGGGACTGAGCGTGTTCCTCGAGCCGGCCGGGTTCACCGGGCCGGGCGCCTACGGCAGCGAGCGTGGCAGCAACGGCCTCACGCTCGACCGCCAGGGGTTGCTGATCTCGTGTGAGCACGGCGACCGGCGCGTCAGCCGGCTGACACCCGGTGGCGGCAAGCGCACCGTGGCCGACAACCATGGCGGCAAGCGCTTCAACAGCCCCAACGACTGCGCCGTCCACTCGTCGGGGGCGATCTACTTCACCGATCCCCCCTACGGCCTCCCCGGCGGCTACGACGACCCGCGCCGTGAGCTCGACTTCTGCGGGGTCTACCGCGTCACACCCGACGGCGCCGTGACGCTGTTGTGCGACACGATGACGCGCCCCAACGGGATCGCCTTCTCCCCCGACGAGAAGAAGCTGTACGTCGCCCAGTCCGACCCGGCGGCGCCGATCTGGAAGGTGTTCGCCGTCCAGGCCGACGGCACGCTCGACGCGGGCAAGACGTTCTTCGACGGCACGGCGCTGTTCCAGAAGCGGAAGAAGGGGCTCCCCGACGGCCTCAAGGTCGACACCGCCGGCAACCTGTTTGCCACCGGGCCCGGCGGCGTGCTCGTGATCGCCCCGGACGGGACCCACCTCGGCACGATCCTCACGGGGCAGGCGACGGCCAACTGCGCGTTCGGCGACGACGGCTCGACGCTGTATGTCACCGCCGATTCGCACCTCTGCCGCGTCCGGTTGGCGACGAAGGGGCCGCTGCCGGGACCGTGA